The following is a genomic window from SAR324 cluster bacterium.
CCCTATGGAAACGGACCTATCAAGGTTTACGCACCACAAAATACACATCCTCACCCTAGATTTTCTCCAGATGATAAGAAAGTTGTTTATACAAGTGACTGTTCTGGTTTTTCCCAAGTATATCAGGTCTCAATTCCTCCACATCACTGGGCTTAATTAAATTGATGTCATCAAAGGTTCTTGAAATCAGAGATCTCTCAATCGCATTTCAGACGGACGAGTCATTTGTTCGTGCGATCAATTCAATTAGCTTTGATGTCCTCGAGGGAGAAATATGTGCTCTTGTTGGTGAATCAGGCTCTGGGAAATCAGTCACTGCTCAATCGATTATGGGGCTTGTCGGAAGGAAACAAAATGAAATAGTGACAGGGTCAATCGAGTTTACAGAAGTCGGTAAGTCTATCGATATTTTGAGACTTCGGGATGAAGAGATACGAGATATTCGTGGGCGAAAAATCTCAATGGTTTTTCAGGAACCCATGACTTCACTGCACCCCATGTACAAAATTGGTGGTCAATTGAAAGAGGCTATCCAAGTACATTCAAATTTGGCTGGTGATGAAATAAACAAATTAATTTATGAGGCATTGGATCAGGTAATGATCCCAAATCCAAAGGAGATTATCAACGATTATCCTCATAGCCTATCTGGGGGAATGCGACAAAGAGTAATGATTGCAATGGCAATTCTCTTTCGACCAAAAGTTCTCATTGCAGATGAACCGACTACAGCTCTTGATGTTACAATTCAAAGTCAAATACTTAGCTTAATTCTTAAGCTAGTTGATGAAATCAATCTCTCGGTGATATTTATAACTCATGATATGTCAGTAGTTTCAGAGATTGCTGATCAGGTTCTTGTACTGAAGAGTGGTGATTTGGTGGAGAGGAGATCAGTTACTGAAATTTTTAAACAACCCAAGGAAGAGTATACAAAAGAATTAATTAAATCAGTACCGGTATTTGGAAATTATAGTCAGAGTGAAAAACTAATTCTTGAAAACCAAAAAGATACGTGTTTATTAGAAGTAAGGAATGTCTCTAAAACATTTGTAAAGAAAAAAGGATTTTTCAGCAAAATTATTCAAGAAAATAAAGCACTGCAGGATGTATCATTACAACTCAATGCTGGACAAACTCTTTCCATTGTTGGTGAAAGTGGATCTGGAAAAACAACACTGGCTAGATGTGTTACAAAACTTATTTCAAGCGATGAGGGTGAAGTAAACTTTAATGGAAAAAATTTAAATAGAATAAGTAAGAGAGAGTTGAATCTAATTCGAAGAGAAATTCAATTTATTTTCCAAGATCCATATGCATCACTAAATCCAAGGATGCCTGTTAATTACTTAGTAACAGAACCACTTCACATTCATGGTGAAATAAGAAGAAAAGAAAACTCGGAGCACGCAAGTAGACTTCTTAGTGAAGTAAAACTCGATGATTCTTATCTAAACCGATATCCACACGAATTATCAGGCGGACAAAGACAAAGAATTTGCATTGCAAGAGCTCTAGCACTAAAACCAAAGTTGATTGTTGCTGATGAGCCATTATCTGCGCTGGATGTCACTATCCAATCTCAAATTATAGATTTACTACTAGAGTTACAACTGAAATTTAAACTGAGCTTTATGGTAATATCTCATGATCTTGCTGTTGTCGAAAAAATCAGCCATCACGTTGGAGTGATGTGCAAAGGAAGGCTAGTTGAGTTTGGGACAACTAATGAGGTTCTTTACAATCCAATGCACAATTATACAAAACTGCTTTTAAGCAGTATACCTACAATAAAAGAGGAAAGGAAATCCAAAACAATTAAAAAAGTAAACTTGCTGGATACTGATTATTCACAAAAGTTTCAATTTCGACAGAATGCTAATTACATCAATGTGTCAAAGAATCATTTTTATCTTTCAGATTAAAATAAAGGAAAAAAATGGAAAAAATCAAAGTGGCAATAATCGGTACAGGAAATAGAACAAGGAAAGTGTATACTCCGTTGTTTAAATCGTTAAATAATGAAATGGATATAGTTGCTGTATGTGATCCTAACAGGGAAAGTTGTGCAGAATACGCTAATTTATTGGGTGTGAAGCCTTACTATTCAATTAAAGAGTTAGTTAATGATAAAATCATTAACACCGCTTTAGTAGTTTGCCCAATAGATATACATTATGCAGTGTCAATCTATCTATCTGAAAATAAAATTCATCAATTGATTGAAACAAGCATGTGCTCAACGGTTGAGCAAGGTCGGCTAATGGTTGAGAAGGCAGCAGAAAATAACGTTGTCATGAGAATCGCGGAAAATTTCTTACGTTTTCCATTCGATCGAATCGCAAAGGAAATCAATAAAACAAAGTTTATTGGTGAGGTTAAAAGAATAGTTTGCTATCACGATCATACTGGATATCACAACAATTCTCGGTGGACTCATTTTTTTGAAGAATATCCGGAAAGTGTTCAATGCATCAATCATCTGATGCCAACATTTCCTCACAATTCGATGGCTCATCGTCACCATACTTCTGAAAATTTCACATCAAGATTTTTCCGATTCCCAAACAACAAACTCGTGGTCGATCAAGCAGCAAACATAAAAGGTATGTTGGGTCGAACGGGTAGACCTGGAATTACATCGATAGAAGGGTCAAGGGGGGCAATTTCTAGGTGGACCACCAGAAATTGGTTTGGGGATGGGGAAGTAAGATTTTGCTCAGATTCAGCATTAGAGAATGGTGCAATTGCTGATGAAATCTATCCAATCATTAATGAAGCAGATAACAATTGTTGGACAAAGACATATGTAGATCTTCCAATCGGGAGAGTAACCTATAGCAATAACAACTACCACCTAGCAGAAGAAAGTGTGAAATATACAAGCCCAGGCACTAAAAATATTATAAGGGATTACTATGGGTCTGCTCTACGGTCAGCGATTACAGATTTCTTGGAAACTGTTAAGAATGGAGAACAATCTGAATTTTCAGATGAGGATGCGTTAATGTCATTGATGATGGAATCTGCAGCAAAGGAATCAGCTGCAAATAATGGCAAAATAATTAAATTGCCAATTGAACAAGAATTAGAAGTTGATAGAAAGCAATTAGTTGAACTCGAAAAGAAAAATGGCATCCATCCTATGGATGTAGATCAGATAATTGAATTTTCAATTGCAAGACCTTGAAATGATTTCTACACAAGAGATAAATTTTGTTGCATTCCATATCGACATTGATGACAAAGTTCTTAAGGAGGCACAATCTGTTGCAAAGGCTGTGAATAATGAAGAAACAGAAAATCAATTAGATTTGATGTTTTCTTCAGTTAAAAAATATTATCCAAATGCATCATTTTATATATTGACGGACCAAACAAGCAAAGTAAAAGTTTATGAAAATACAAATATAATAAAATATGATTTAGATAAAAGATATCCAATATTATCTAGAAATGAGGCTTGGTATAAATTCCTTGAAAAAAATGAAAATGCAACAGTTTTCCTTGATACTGACATTCTGATCAATAATTGTTTTGATGAATTAATGGCAACTGAGTTTGATATAGCATTTACCTTCAGAAATTGGAAAAAATGGCCAATAAACTTAGGAATCATCTATATCAAGAACAATACAAACAATAAAGCATATAACTTCTTTAAAGATTGGTATTACCAGTTTTTGAATTTAAAAGATGAACAAAAAGTTTGGGGTGGAGATCAAGATCTTATTCACGAAAAGTTCAAAAATTTGGACTTTTCAGTAGGGAATAATTTTGAGGCTAAGTTTGAAGATTACCAAATAAAATTCCTAAGTTGCAGTGAGTATAACTATTCTTCAGAAATGAATGAACCAATGTTAGAATATCCGTTAAATACAAAGGTTCTTCACTTTAAGGGGGCTCGTAAAAAATATATGAAAAAGTGTTGGGAACAAATGAATAAAGAGACCGGCTGAAAATTTTAAAATTATCTTAATTAGTCAGCACAATAACAAAAAGACTAAGCGACGGGTATTATAAAACTGATCTTTCAGACATTAACAGCAAAACTAGTGATTCACTATTTCGCCAATGTAACACTTTGGATCCCTCTATAGAATGCAGAAATGTTGCTAACCAACAATATCTCATTTAATCTTGTACATCAATTAAATGTCGATATCTAAAGCAAGACGTCATACCTGATAACATTAGTCCCAATATTCTCCTGACACAAGAAAGTGTTAACAAAAAAACATCTCTGAACGTGAAATCTATTAAGGTGTAATAGATATAGTCAGAGAATATTGAAAACTCACCTAATCACTTCCATGCTTTTCAATACCAGACAGTATTGTTTCCTCAATAGAATTATTAAAATAAGCGAAATTAAAATATGGTATATAGTGAACACATTGATATAAGTGAAAACAAATTAATTTCAAAAGTCTTAGAAAATAAAACCATATATTCTTGGGAAGCTATAGATTCAGAGAAATTAGGAGATTGGATACCAGATATTGGCCTAACATCTTATTTTAAAAAAAGTATATTTAGGCCCCATCCAATTAATGATAATTCTGATTCTAAAATTCTATCACACAGGTTTTGGGGAACTGTCGAAAACCAAAGTGATCATCGAGGGTTAAAGCATGTTGGTGTGCTTTTTTATCTATACCATGGTGAAACCTGTCCATTTGAACTGGCACTTGGAGCTGAATCAATAGGCACCTATAATCCATTAATTAATGATAATAACCACCATCTAATAATTACTAAAGATAAAGTAAACTTTGAAGGTGAAATGGAGGTTTTTCAATTCAAAGCAAAGAATAATGCAAGATATAGAATTGAAAAATTTATACTACTAGACGATATTCCGGAAAGTCCTGTAAGGGAGCTAAAGATTGAAAATTTTAGCTTTCAACTCAGAATTAGTCAAAATAGGAAAAATTATGATGTAGTTGTAAACTTTACTACTTCTGAACCTTCACATATCGAAATAGATTCTGAATTTGAATGTCAATGCCCTGAAAAAGATAAAAAGAAACGAAATTTCAAAATTTTATTCAATAATATTATACCTGGAAAAAATCTTAATTTTAAGGTAAAAGCTCACAGTATATTTGGTAATAAAGCTTTTTCTCAACAATCTTATAAAGCTGAAATAAATTATTCCAATTCCAAAGACTTGAAAATTCCAATTTATAAAAATCTAACAGCTGGATTTATTGAGAAAAATTTTGTGGTAGGTGTCCCTTTTCAAGAAGGTCAATTCTTGATTGGTGAAAAGTTGAAAGTAGATTCAAATGGAGTAAATAGAATTGTTGATTACCAACCAATTTCTTTTTGGTCAGATGGGAGTATTAAATGGATCAGAGTATTCTTAAGTAGCGGTGATTTTAGAAAAGATGTCTGTTTTTTGAATAAATCCGCTAGAAGTTTGCAAACAGATGATTATTTTTATCCAGAATTTACTTCAAGGTCAAAGTTTAAATGTGGGGAATATGAACTCAAATTTATAGAAAACCAACCAGTTGTAATAGAAAATGACCGCTTTTCTTTAAATTTTGTTGAATCATTCCTGATATTGCCTAATGAAAAATCGTATTTGTCAGATCAAATTTCGAATCTTAAAGTACTTAATCAGAATGATGAAAATTCAGATCTTTATTTTGAAATGGTTCTTTTAGAGAATGGGGAATTTGAAGTAAAAGTTAAATTTTTTGTAAACATTAGCACAATTGGTTTTGTAAAAATTCAATGCATTCTTACAATTAACGCCCTCAGCACGCACAATAAGGATAAAGGTTTTAATTTTGAGACTGGGCAAAATCATAACGAAGTAAATGAAATTTTAAAAATAAAAGAATTTAAACTTAAATTTCCTTTCTTGAAAATTCAATCTCTTACAAATATTGCCAATGAAAATAATGATTTTCATGAATTCATGCAGATTTCAGATAAATTGTCAAAAATTAATAAAAATAATCAATCTTCATCACTAAATCATTTGCGATTCGGTGATGAATTTCAATTGAATTCAATAAACGAATCATTTTTCTTCTATTTTAAAGACTTTTGGCAAAACTATCCTAAGTCAATTGATATTTCCACTGGAGATTTTGATATAAAAATTCTACCAGATTTTAAAAATTGTGAATTTGATTTTAAAGAAGATGAAACCCACCGGTTGGGATTTTGGTTTGATGAATCAAACTATTTAATAAAAATGGGAATGAGTCTTTCCTCATCATTTTTGATTGATTTAAGTAGTCTCCACAATAATCTAAAAGATTTTAAAAATTATAGTGAAGAAGTAATTGCTTGTGTTGATCTCGATTATCTTAATTCAACTAAAGCATACAAATATATTCAACCGAAACGGGATTCACTGTCTGAACAGTATGAGAAGCTAATGCCAAGGGCTCTTACTTCATTTTTTGATGATCGTGAAAGGAATCGTGCATTTGGACATATGAATTTTGGTGATTGGTATGGAGAAAGTGGTTTCTCATGGGGGAATAATGAGTATGACACTGGTCTGTGTGCTATTGTCGAATTTCTTAGATGCAACAATCCTCTATGGTGGTCTTTAGGTCAACAAGCAATCAGACATCAGGTTGATGTCGACACTATTTCAGATCATATGCAATCAAAGAAAATTGGATCACAAGCGATGCATATGCCAGGACATGTTGGTGGATATCTTCCCCCTTATTTCAAAAGTAAAATGAAAGGGACCACCAGTATTCCATCTCATACTTGGGTTGAAGGTCTTATCCTCTATTATTTGTTGAGTTGTGACGAAAGTGTAAGAGAGGCAATAGATCAGACTAGATCATGGTTGTTACAAGATGAGAAATTGAACTTTTATGATTTTAGTAATTGTAGAGAGGCAGGGTGGCACCTTATTCATCTTTGTTCATATCAAGAAGCTTTCTCAGATAATGAATGTTTGAATGCAGCATCAATAATCGTTGAGAAGGTACTAGTACATCAGCATGAAGATGGTGGATGGGTAAGGATGCTAACCGAGAGTCATTGTGGATGTGGGTTTCCCAGGTGTTCGGGTGAAGCAGGCTTCATGCTTAGCATTTTACTTTCCGGTTTGAGCCGGTATTACCATTACACCCAAAGTGAAGAGGTCAAAAATGCAGTTGTAAATGGAGCCCTCTGGTTAATTCAAAATACGTTTGATCATAACAGTGGGCAATTTCGGTACACATCCTGTGAGAAACGATCAGTAGGAGGTGGTTTTCAACAAACTCAATGGGTGATAGAGGGGCTGAGCTATGCTTATTTTTTATCAAGAAATGATGTTATCAGGAAATATCTTATGAATGCAATTGATACCATTGGAAAATACCCAGAAAATTTAGATCATTTAGGTCTTGGAAAAGCAATGGCCCAGCAAATGCGGTACACACCCTTTATTCTTCATATGCTTCCTAAATGAACAATACTGATAGTGACTTAACTAGTAGAATATCAATTGTATCGGATGAGATTTCAGATGATTTTTCTGAGGCAGCCAGCTTTGCAAATACACTATCCCTGAGGAACTTCGAACTTAGAAAATTTACAGAAGGTAGAATTCCAGATATCGAAGCAACTACCCTAAGAAAACTATTGGATGGAAAAGAACATTTCAATTTTACACTAATTAGTCCTGGATACTTTAAACATTTTGTAAGTGATAGAAAAAAGACTAATCATCAAACAAATAGAATCCAATTGTGTATTGATTTAGCGAAAAGATTAGAGGCTAAATTTATTTCAGTTTTTACTTTTAAGAGAAATTCGCGTGATTCAAAAATACCTGAAGACATTTATGAGCCACTTCTCAGATTAAAAGATTTATGTGAAAATAATTCACTAATTCTATTACTTGAAAACAGTCCAAACTGTTGGGCAGATACTGTTGAGAATCTTTTATCAGTGGCTTACAAAACAGGAATAGATGTTAACTGGGATCCTGGAAATTCCTTAGCTTCTGGACATCAAAATCATCAGCTATATCTTGGCCCTCTACTTCAAATTACAAAAAATATCCACCTGAAAAATTGGGGACCAGACATCGGTTATTGCTCAATATTGTCTGGTGCTTATGATTTAGCATCAGAAATAAATTACTTTCTCTATAATAAATACCCTGGGTATTTCTGTATTGAACATCACCAATGGAATAATAGAAAAGAAAGTACATTAGAAAATTTGAATGAACTTAAATCAATAATTTGTAAGTTTAGAAATCAAGCTTGGACTAAATAATTAAAAATTTTAATTCTGTTCTGACCCCGAAATCGATGTCAGTTTCATTAGGAAATGAAGTCAATATTTTTTAGATTTGCAAAATGATTATCTTTGGGTTGTTAGATATAAATTGTTCGCAGCAATTCTGTGTGGTCTTTATAAATTCCTTCTTCCTGTTTATATCGCATGGGTAATTGGAGACATTGTTGGAATACTCGAAAATGATTTAATTAATGAAGAAAAACTATCTCAGATATTAAACCTCTCCACATTATCTTTTTTCTTAATATTAATCTCACCTATATTTGTCTACTGGAGGAACACTTTTTCTATTGAAGCAATGGAAAGTGTTTTAAATCGTCTAAGAATTAATTTATTCAGCCATATACAACACCAGTCCCATTCCTTTTTTTCGACATTTCAGTCGGGAAAACTTACCGCAAGAGTAATTTCAGATATATCAAGGTGCGAACAATTCATTAATGAAGTTATGGTTACTTCATGGCTTCATATAGGCGTTATTCTATTTATATTCATTTATTTTTTACTCACAAATTGGGTTTTAGCTTTTGTAAGTGTTTTCTTAGTTCCATTTCATGCTTTGATTCTCGGAAAAATTGGGTTAAGGATAAAAAAATTTGCAAAAGAATCACAAGAAAAAAATTCAATACTATCAGCTGCTAGTGTTGAAAGTTTTATCAATTTCAATATCATCAAGATTTTCACTGCTGAAGATTATTTCACTCGAAGATTCACTGATCTTAGTGTGAATCTAATGGATAAAAGTACAACCATGGGCAGATTAACGTCATGGACGCAGGTGGCTAACGCTTTGATTGTTCATACAGCTCCACTTGTCGTTATCCTAGTTGGGTCCTATGCTTTTATTCATGGATGGCTAGAAATAAAAATCAGTGAACTGGTAACTTTCATCCTTATGCAACGACAACTCTTTGATCCATTGAGTAAATTAGCTGCAATGCAGGCTACAATCTCCCAATCACAGGCAGCTCTTGAGAGAATTTATGATATACTTTCTCTTTCACCCACTATCATAAATTCTGAGAAACCAATATTTAAGACCAACCAATCTGGAAAAATTTCTTTCCATAAAGTCTCATTCAGCTATGACAAAAGATTAGCTCTTGATAATGTTAGCTTTGAAATTGAATCGGGAATTTCATTAGCCATTACTGGTAAATCTGGATCAGGTAAATCGACACTTATTTCATTAATTCCTAGATTTTACGATGTTCGTGAAGGAGACATATTTATTGATGATATCAATATTAAGCGATATGATCTCCAGTTTTTACGAAGTTTAATTGCAATTGTGCCTCAAGAGCCTTTTTTATTTTCAGGATCAATTTATGAAAATCTTTTGATTGGTAATCCTTTAGCTTCTAAGATTGAAATAATTCGAGCTTCAAAACTTTCTTTTATTCATGAAAAAATTATGCAACTTCCCTCAGGCTATGAAACAAATGTTGGTGAGCGTGGTAGTTTGTTGTCTGGTGGAGAAAGGCAGCGAATTTCCATTGCTCGGGCAATTTTAAAAAACCCTAAAATTCTTATTTTAGATGAGCCTACGAGTGCCCTTGATCCAATGAATGATCAGCTAATCACCTCTGCTTTATCAAACTTATTAACCAATAAAACATCAATTTTAATTGCTCATAAACTGTCCTCTATTCGAAATGTAGATAAAGTAAT
Proteins encoded in this region:
- a CDS encoding oligogalacturonate lyase family protein; protein product: MKVYAPQNTHPHPRFSPDDKKVVYTSDCSGFSQVYQVSIPPHHWA
- a CDS encoding ABC transporter ATP-binding protein encodes the protein MSSKVLEIRDLSIAFQTDESFVRAINSISFDVLEGEICALVGESGSGKSVTAQSIMGLVGRKQNEIVTGSIEFTEVGKSIDILRLRDEEIRDIRGRKISMVFQEPMTSLHPMYKIGGQLKEAIQVHSNLAGDEINKLIYEALDQVMIPNPKEIINDYPHSLSGGMRQRVMIAMAILFRPKVLIADEPTTALDVTIQSQILSLILKLVDEINLSVIFITHDMSVVSEIADQVLVLKSGDLVERRSVTEIFKQPKEEYTKELIKSVPVFGNYSQSEKLILENQKDTCLLEVRNVSKTFVKKKGFFSKIIQENKALQDVSLQLNAGQTLSIVGESGSGKTTLARCVTKLISSDEGEVNFNGKNLNRISKRELNLIRREIQFIFQDPYASLNPRMPVNYLVTEPLHIHGEIRRKENSEHASRLLSEVKLDDSYLNRYPHELSGGQRQRICIARALALKPKLIVADEPLSALDVTIQSQIIDLLLELQLKFKLSFMVISHDLAVVEKISHHVGVMCKGRLVEFGTTNEVLYNPMHNYTKLLLSSIPTIKEERKSKTIKKVNLLDTDYSQKFQFRQNANYINVSKNHFYLSD
- a CDS encoding Gfo/Idh/MocA family oxidoreductase, with product MEKIKVAIIGTGNRTRKVYTPLFKSLNNEMDIVAVCDPNRESCAEYANLLGVKPYYSIKELVNDKIINTALVVCPIDIHYAVSIYLSENKIHQLIETSMCSTVEQGRLMVEKAAENNVVMRIAENFLRFPFDRIAKEINKTKFIGEVKRIVCYHDHTGYHNNSRWTHFFEEYPESVQCINHLMPTFPHNSMAHRHHTSENFTSRFFRFPNNKLVVDQAANIKGMLGRTGRPGITSIEGSRGAISRWTTRNWFGDGEVRFCSDSALENGAIADEIYPIINEADNNCWTKTYVDLPIGRVTYSNNNYHLAEESVKYTSPGTKNIIRDYYGSALRSAITDFLETVKNGEQSEFSDEDALMSLMMESAAKESAANNGKIIKLPIEQELEVDRKQLVELEKKNGIHPMDVDQIIEFSIARP
- a CDS encoding TIM barrel protein — protein: MNNTDSDLTSRISIVSDEISDDFSEAASFANTLSLRNFELRKFTEGRIPDIEATTLRKLLDGKEHFNFTLISPGYFKHFVSDRKKTNHQTNRIQLCIDLAKRLEAKFISVFTFKRNSRDSKIPEDIYEPLLRLKDLCENNSLILLLENSPNCWADTVENLLSVAYKTGIDVNWDPGNSLASGHQNHQLYLGPLLQITKNIHLKNWGPDIGYCSILSGAYDLASEINYFLYNKYPGYFCIEHHQWNNRKESTLENLNELKSIICKFRNQAWTK
- a CDS encoding ABC transporter ATP-binding protein, producing MFAAILCGLYKFLLPVYIAWVIGDIVGILENDLINEEKLSQILNLSTLSFFLILISPIFVYWRNTFSIEAMESVLNRLRINLFSHIQHQSHSFFSTFQSGKLTARVISDISRCEQFINEVMVTSWLHIGVILFIFIYFLLTNWVLAFVSVFLVPFHALILGKIGLRIKKFAKESQEKNSILSAASVESFINFNIIKIFTAEDYFTRRFTDLSVNLMDKSTTMGRLTSWTQVANALIVHTAPLVVILVGSYAFIHGWLEIKISELVTFILMQRQLFDPLSKLAAMQATISQSQAALERIYDILSLSPTIINSEKPIFKTNQSGKISFHKVSFSYDKRLALDNVSFEIESGISLAITGKSGSGKSTLISLIPRFYDVREGDIFIDDINIKRYDLQFLRSLIAIVPQEPFLFSGSIYENLLIGNPLASKIEIIRASKLSFIHEKIMQLPSGYETNVGERGSLLSGGERQRISIARAILKNPKILILDEPTSALDPMNDQLITSALSNLLTNKTSILIAHKLSSIRNVDKVIFLENGTIKEFGNFNELIQKKGLFYTHFFEQGDMNETTIHH